The Acidobacteriota bacterium genome has a segment encoding these proteins:
- a CDS encoding response regulator translates to MAEKKDQHLIQAGGLSVDEIKNAIVKSSSENKSLIESVLADDRVSEEGLADSLAAYARFPRVNLATANIDPEAVKLLPQDIARKYFCIPIRTEGRHMLVAMANPTDYRAMQEVEFKIGRTLKVLVCTRTEILDAIAKFYEPENSLKAFTDGLDDATDLMIIAGDGNTGAEIDLSDGRSQAELPPVIKVVNLIIQDAINQRATDIHVEPTLNDVQVRARIDGVLRQLMQLPKWLGTPISSRMKVLAKLDIAERRLPQDGRIKVQRESKSYDLRVSTLPTLFGEKIVLRILSSGTELPTLEQVNLDPADLKILMRSLNQPQGLILVTGPTGSGKSTTLYASLGYRKSAEVNIVTVEDQVEYQMQGINQVQVNVKAGLTFASCLRSILRQDPDVILIGEMRDLETTEISFHAAMTGHMVLSTLHANSAIATINRLLDLGVDPVLISSSITLIIAQRLLRKLCQECKKPYDPPPGMLERLGVVPDGTQYFQAGGCQRCGETGFSGRMAVHEMLTVNNTVRELIVRKASEYEIQAAMRAQGMTFLLERGMDKARAGLTAISELFRVLQLDEQEAFSAQKQERCPSCKATVEAEYALCPNCLTSLKTLCGRCNQHLKLDWKMCPYCKAPVTDEMTDPARLLPAADLSGVTDTTSAEPVHVTTSGIPASPITAVRRPAASLRTDAPSANGDTAPSKMPRILIVDDDAAIRLVVAKSLEQLPFDINTELASNGTQGVEMASKNHPDLIILDVMMPGMDGFAVCEKLRSQVETAFIPIMMLTANPSEEGRIRGYMVGTDDYVSKPFNVAELNARVTRLLRRAYGIS, encoded by the coding sequence ATGGCAGAGAAAAAAGACCAACATCTGATCCAGGCTGGCGGACTAAGCGTTGATGAAATTAAAAACGCGATAGTCAAAAGCTCGTCAGAGAATAAATCTCTGATCGAGTCGGTGCTGGCCGATGATCGGGTTAGCGAAGAAGGTCTCGCCGACTCGCTAGCTGCCTATGCGCGATTCCCGCGCGTCAATCTGGCCACCGCTAACATCGATCCTGAAGCCGTCAAGCTTCTTCCGCAGGATATCGCTCGCAAGTATTTCTGTATCCCGATCCGGACAGAGGGCCGCCATATGTTGGTGGCCATGGCCAATCCGACCGACTACCGAGCCATGCAGGAGGTCGAGTTCAAGATCGGGCGCACCTTGAAGGTGCTGGTCTGCACGCGCACGGAAATTCTCGACGCAATTGCGAAATTTTACGAGCCGGAAAACAGCCTGAAGGCGTTCACGGATGGTCTGGATGACGCCACGGATCTGATGATCATCGCCGGCGACGGGAACACGGGCGCCGAGATTGACCTTTCCGACGGTAGAAGCCAGGCCGAGCTTCCCCCTGTCATCAAGGTCGTTAATCTGATTATTCAGGATGCGATCAACCAGCGCGCAACGGATATTCACGTTGAGCCCACTCTCAATGATGTCCAAGTCCGAGCCCGTATTGACGGTGTGCTGCGTCAATTGATGCAACTGCCGAAGTGGCTCGGGACGCCGATTAGTTCGCGTATGAAAGTTCTGGCGAAGCTGGATATCGCGGAGCGCCGTCTGCCCCAGGACGGACGCATAAAGGTCCAACGTGAAAGTAAATCCTATGATTTGCGCGTTTCCACGTTGCCAACATTGTTCGGCGAAAAGATCGTGCTCCGAATTCTTTCTTCCGGCACCGAACTTCCCACTCTGGAACAGGTAAATCTCGATCCCGCGGATTTGAAAATTCTGATGCGGTCGCTCAATCAACCGCAGGGACTGATCCTTGTTACGGGACCGACGGGAAGTGGTAAATCCACTACGCTGTACGCCAGCCTGGGTTATCGCAAGAGCGCTGAAGTGAATATCGTTACAGTGGAAGACCAGGTTGAATATCAGATGCAGGGGATCAATCAGGTCCAAGTCAACGTCAAGGCGGGATTGACGTTTGCCAGTTGTCTTCGATCCATACTGCGGCAAGACCCTGACGTAATTTTGATCGGCGAAATGCGTGATCTCGAAACGACTGAAATTTCCTTCCATGCAGCCATGACCGGCCACATGGTGCTCTCGACGTTGCACGCCAACAGCGCCATCGCCACCATCAACCGTTTACTCGATCTGGGCGTGGACCCGGTGCTGATCAGCTCCTCCATTACTCTGATTATCGCTCAGCGACTGCTGCGAAAACTTTGCCAGGAATGCAAGAAGCCATACGATCCTCCACCGGGAATGCTCGAACGACTCGGCGTTGTTCCTGATGGGACACAATACTTTCAGGCTGGCGGATGCCAGCGTTGCGGCGAAACGGGATTCTCCGGACGAATGGCCGTCCATGAGATGCTGACTGTCAACAACACCGTCCGCGAGCTGATCGTGCGCAAGGCATCTGAGTACGAGATCCAAGCCGCGATGCGGGCACAGGGAATGACTTTCCTGCTTGAGCGTGGCATGGACAAGGCCCGCGCGGGATTGACCGCCATCAGCGAACTCTTCCGAGTCCTGCAACTGGATGAACAGGAAGCATTCTCCGCCCAGAAGCAGGAGCGTTGCCCAAGCTGCAAAGCTACGGTTGAGGCTGAATATGCTCTTTGTCCCAACTGCCTCACTTCTCTGAAGACGCTCTGCGGCCGGTGCAATCAGCACCTGAAGCTGGATTGGAAGATGTGCCCGTACTGCAAGGCTCCCGTGACGGACGAGATGACCGATCCGGCGCGCCTTCTTCCTGCGGCCGATCTCAGCGGCGTTACCGACACGACTTCAGCAGAACCAGTTCACGTAACCACTTCCGGCATCCCGGCTTCTCCAATTACAGCAGTCCGCCGCCCGGCCGCTTCGTTGCGAACGGACGCCCCCTCGGCGAATGGCGACACCGCGCCTAGCAAGATGCCGCGTATCCTGATTGTTGATGATGACGCTGCTATCCGGTTGGTCGTAGCCAAATCGCTTGAACAGCTTCCATTTGATATCAACACCGAACTGGCTTCCAATGGAACGCAGGGTGTTGAGATGGCATCGAAAAACCATCCGGACCTGATCATTCTTGATGTCATGATGCCGGGCATGGATGGTTTTGCAGTGTGCGAAAAACTTCGGTCGCAAGTTGAGACCGCCTTCATTCCCATTATGATGCTGACCGCCAATCCAAGTGAGGAAGGCCGCATCCGCGGTTATATGGTGGGCACGGACGATTATGTCTCCAAGCCCTTCAATGTGGCCGAATTGAATGCGCGTGTCACCCGCCTCCTCCGTCGAGCCTATGGAATATCGTAA
- a CDS encoding response regulator, translated as MEIRKALLVEDEQDIRKVAQISLQFRSGWTVIVANDGIDGLAMAAAEKPDLILLDCMMPRLDGYETCQKLKLDPNLRDIPVIFLTAKSQESEIRKGLQPGAIGYLVKPFNPMSLADEIKKLLESAKTA; from the coding sequence ATGGAAATTCGCAAGGCCTTATTGGTCGAGGATGAGCAGGATATCCGGAAGGTGGCGCAGATCAGCCTGCAGTTTCGGAGTGGGTGGACTGTTATTGTTGCCAATGATGGCATCGACGGCTTGGCCATGGCTGCTGCGGAAAAGCCGGACTTGATTTTGCTGGATTGCATGATGCCGCGCCTGGATGGATATGAGACTTGTCAGAAGCTGAAACTGGACCCCAATCTGCGGGATATTCCAGTCATCTTTTTGACTGCGAAGTCGCAGGAGTCGGAGATCCGCAAAGGGCTCCAGCCGGGCGCCATCGGCTACTTGGTCAAGCCGTTTAATCCGATGAGTCTGGCGGATGAAATTAAGAAGCTATTAGAGAGTGCCAAGACCGCTTGA
- a CDS encoding response regulator: MLVLVVDDDADTRRIIVRMLNLEGHRAIEVGTGGEVLDAVLLHHPDVITLDLILPDMTGVDVLRMLKGNPKTRTVPVISLSVNDELAGKVLQAGATLFLRKPVEMATFLRAIRSAFSLAAPKSA; this comes from the coding sequence ATGCTGGTTCTGGTTGTGGACGACGATGCGGACACGCGGCGAATTATTGTTCGCATGTTGAATCTTGAAGGGCATCGCGCCATTGAAGTGGGTACCGGCGGTGAGGTCCTTGATGCCGTGCTGCTCCACCATCCGGATGTCATAACCCTGGATCTGATTCTTCCCGACATGACAGGCGTGGATGTACTGCGAATGCTCAAGGGAAATCCAAAGACAAGAACCGTCCCGGTAATTAGTCTGTCGGTTAATGATGAGTTAGCAGGGAAAGTGCTGCAGGCTGGGGCGACCCTATTTTTGCGCAAACCGGTGGAGATGGCCACTTTCCTTCGCGCGATTCGCTCCGCTTTCTCTCTCGCGGCCCCCAAATCGGCCTAA
- a CDS encoding HAMP domain-containing histidine kinase produces the protein MGDLEQSTEAVRKLSRNLQEQATSFETALNSMDYPICLFESSGKMLQANQRFTQYLGGTAENIRSLDLLSTVGKLRKVVVAPEKLKATAAAIYRKPSQASDNVFLLHDDKGSLRLYCVPVFGELSSLVGIIISTGERTTASEVEHRKSEFISTVSHELRTPLTAIKGAVGLVLGGAGGPVPGPIHDLLDIASSNTDRLILLVNDILEIFRMETGKLQLKPIPVGVLELVTRSRSIAVSQIEPGQVRIENRIMPGLPNLLVDPESMERVLAQLIANAVKFSPAMGTVRIGAEPSSDNPRMLHLWVQDEGKGVPFEAQTRIFDKFEQAESVMTREHQGSGLGLAICRGVVESHGGRIWVRSDPGRGSIFSMLLPMAQSV, from the coding sequence TTGGGCGATTTGGAGCAGAGCACCGAGGCAGTGCGCAAGCTGTCGCGCAATCTTCAGGAACAGGCCACCAGCTTTGAAACCGCGCTCAATTCGATGGATTATCCCATCTGCCTGTTTGAGTCCTCCGGCAAAATGTTGCAGGCCAACCAACGATTCACGCAGTATTTGGGGGGAACCGCGGAGAACATCCGTTCTTTGGATCTGTTGTCCACGGTTGGGAAATTACGCAAGGTGGTTGTCGCTCCAGAAAAATTGAAAGCCACCGCTGCGGCCATTTATCGCAAGCCGTCCCAAGCCAGTGACAATGTATTTCTGCTGCATGACGACAAGGGCAGCCTGCGGTTGTATTGCGTGCCGGTTTTTGGTGAACTCTCCAGCTTGGTTGGCATCATTATCTCCACCGGAGAGCGAACGACAGCCAGCGAAGTGGAACACCGCAAGAGTGAATTTATCTCGACCGTTTCGCACGAACTGCGAACCCCGCTGACGGCCATCAAGGGAGCCGTGGGTCTGGTGCTGGGAGGCGCGGGCGGTCCGGTGCCCGGTCCCATCCATGACTTATTGGACATCGCCAGCAGCAACACGGACCGGTTGATTTTGCTGGTGAATGACATCCTGGAAATTTTCCGCATGGAGACCGGCAAACTTCAATTGAAGCCGATCCCCGTAGGTGTCTTGGAACTGGTTACCCGTTCGCGATCCATCGCCGTTTCGCAAATCGAGCCGGGTCAAGTTCGAATTGAGAACCGCATTATGCCAGGACTGCCCAATCTACTTGTCGATCCAGAAAGCATGGAGCGAGTGCTGGCACAATTGATCGCAAATGCAGTCAAGTTCTCTCCTGCAATGGGTACGGTGCGAATTGGCGCCGAGCCGTCCAGCGACAATCCCCGCATGTTGCATTTATGGGTCCAGGATGAAGGCAAGGGTGTTCCGTTTGAGGCGCAGACGCGTATCTTCGATAAGTTTGAACAGGCCGAAAGCGTGATGACCCGAGAGCATCAGGGTTCTGGTTTGGGTTTGGCCATCTGTCGAGGCGTCGTGGAAAGCCATGGTGGAAGAATCTGGGTTCGCAGCGACCCCGGCAGGGGGAGTATATTTTCCATGTTGCTTCCGATGGCGCAATCCGTCTAA
- a CDS encoding ribonuclease HII — MTRSNLPSGNLRLFVEESASDADRSGSFELGRLESLSGPGQHFPTPPRYILNKFRLNKLRQKNHRNGCTRWFEKQAAIAGFERPAGADEAGRGALFGPVMAAAVILNPSLRIKGINDSKQLTAARREELEAQIKATALSWSVAEVDAGEIDRINVYQASRVAMRQAVLTLHPEPDFVFVDALRLDLMTPQLSLIHGDALCLSIAAASILAKVERDRRMQEYERIFPGYNLGQNKGYGTAEHCAALRNLGATRQHRRSYAPVAAVAAAKPKASESLF; from the coding sequence TTGACCCGGAGCAATCTGCCCTCAGGCAACTTACGGTTGTTTGTGGAAGAGTCTGCGAGCGATGCGGATCGCTCCGGGTCATTCGAGCTGGGCCGTCTCGAAAGTTTATCCGGCCCGGGTCAGCACTTCCCCACTCCGCCGCGATACATACTCAATAAATTTCGGCTCAACAAACTCCGTCAGAAAAATCATCGAAACGGATGTACGCGCTGGTTCGAGAAGCAGGCCGCCATCGCGGGTTTTGAGCGCCCAGCGGGTGCGGACGAAGCCGGGCGCGGAGCCTTGTTTGGACCAGTCATGGCCGCCGCCGTTATCCTGAATCCCTCCCTCCGCATTAAAGGAATCAACGACAGTAAGCAACTCACCGCCGCCCGGCGTGAGGAACTCGAAGCGCAGATCAAGGCCACCGCGTTAAGCTGGTCCGTTGCCGAAGTCGATGCGGGGGAGATTGATCGAATTAATGTCTATCAGGCCTCACGAGTGGCGATGCGCCAAGCCGTGTTGACCCTGCATCCCGAACCTGATTTTGTTTTTGTGGACGCGCTACGGCTGGACCTGATGACTCCGCAATTATCCCTGATTCATGGCGACGCGCTGTGCCTCTCCATTGCCGCTGCATCCATACTTGCCAAGGTGGAGCGGGACCGCAGGATGCAGGAATATGAGCGGATATTTCCTGGCTACAATCTAGGACAAAACAAAGGCTACGGTACCGCCGAACACTGCGCGGCGCTGCGCAATCTGGGCGCCACGCGGCAACACCGCCGGTCGTATGCGCCCGTCGCGGCAGTTGCGGCGGCAAAGCCCAAGGCCTCCGAGAGTCTTTTCTGA
- a CDS encoding 50S ribosomal protein L19, with protein MNAFERATKVERRKEIAPFSPGDTVRVHVKIKEGEKERVQAFEGVVIGERNLGPSRTFTVRKISFGQGVERIFPFHSPTVEKVDLVRRGTVRRAKLYYLRGLRGKAARIREQIQNKN; from the coding sequence ATGAACGCATTTGAGAGAGCAACCAAAGTGGAGCGGCGCAAAGAGATTGCACCCTTCAGTCCCGGTGATACCGTTCGGGTTCACGTGAAAATCAAGGAAGGCGAAAAAGAACGCGTCCAGGCGTTTGAGGGTGTGGTCATCGGCGAGCGTAATCTCGGCCCGTCGCGCACCTTCACCGTACGCAAGATCAGCTTTGGCCAGGGCGTCGAGCGTATCTTCCCGTTCCACTCTCCCACGGTAGAGAAAGTGGATCTGGTGCGTCGCGGGACCGTCCGCCGCGCAAAGCTCTATTACCTGCGTGGACTGCGCGGTAAGGCTGCCCGCATTCGCGAGCAGATTCAGAACAAGAACTAG
- the trmD gene encoding tRNA (guanosine(37)-N1)-methyltransferase TrmD, translating into MTIDIVTIFPEFFSGPFEHGMIRRARETGLMDLAIHDLRQFTEDRHKTVDDRPFGGEEGMVLKPEPLFRAVAELQSKRQSASGRGRVILLSAQGQRFRQPQAARLAREDRLIFLCGRYEGVDERVAEYLADEELSIGDYVLSGGELAAAVVVDTIARLLPGVLGNAQSAVRESFSVPVNVENGVGSEAEAGSEEAVGILDCPHYTRPAVYTDLHSDQGSEMPREMKVPEALLSGNHRQIEIWRRRKALEKTWKNRPDLLRIAKLDAEQRGWLEELKGAERMNSPARKADEQ; encoded by the coding sequence ATGACGATTGATATCGTCACCATTTTTCCCGAGTTTTTTTCCGGACCCTTCGAGCACGGCATGATACGCCGGGCCCGGGAGACGGGGCTGATGGATTTGGCCATCCACGATTTGCGCCAGTTTACCGAGGACCGGCACAAGACCGTTGATGATCGGCCATTTGGCGGCGAAGAGGGCATGGTGCTCAAGCCGGAGCCGCTGTTTCGGGCGGTGGCTGAGTTGCAGTCGAAGCGGCAGAGCGCAAGTGGACGCGGTCGCGTGATTCTGCTGTCGGCGCAGGGGCAACGGTTCCGGCAGCCGCAAGCGGCGCGGCTGGCCAGGGAAGATAGGCTGATTTTTCTCTGCGGTCGCTACGAGGGCGTGGATGAGCGAGTGGCCGAGTATCTTGCCGACGAGGAACTTTCGATCGGCGATTACGTGCTCTCCGGCGGAGAGTTGGCCGCAGCGGTGGTGGTAGACACGATCGCGCGACTGTTGCCGGGAGTTTTGGGAAACGCGCAGTCGGCTGTCCGCGAATCATTCTCGGTGCCGGTCAATGTGGAGAATGGTGTGGGGAGTGAGGCGGAGGCCGGGAGCGAAGAGGCGGTCGGAATCTTAGACTGTCCTCATTACACGAGGCCCGCTGTCTATACGGATCTTCATTCAGATCAAGGCAGCGAGATGCCCCGCGAGATGAAGGTACCGGAAGCGCTGCTCTCGGGCAATCACCGGCAGATTGAAATTTGGAGACGCCGCAAGGCGCTTGAAAAAACCTGGAAGAACCGGCCGGACCTGCTTCGCATCGCCAAGCTTGACGCGGAGCAACGAGGGTGGCTGGAAGAATTGAAAGGCGCGGAGAGGATGAATTCCCCCGCGCGGAAAGCAGACGAGCAATGA